One segment of Tenrec ecaudatus isolate mTenEca1 chromosome 1, mTenEca1.hap1, whole genome shotgun sequence DNA contains the following:
- the TCHH gene encoding trichohyalin, with protein MVMFSLFAQKPRDPETVDLVLGLLDRDHDELINFNEYLLLTFKVAQACYYALYQATELEGEQGAKYEGEGIRRKDHRQEAQSRADAPDRVREDERRQKRQERELAAEELQRERLERREQQDLRRRDQVQGLQSRGLREREERRAEEEQLQRRRGRELEESSQQERQQREQFELQEEEEKLQGRKRQELRREVPEAEPEQRRERRELRERARVADAQLERREQLRGLEEEEQLRKQELRKERREEASEQSRERKEQRGRGAEEARLQRESGELEERRRQRRDGGELREEEELPPRRQRRGREEGRGLARDPAQARGPEWQWQLESEADGRQNKVYSRPGRQEEARRLEREPRLREEREDDAQRRVRPGQLREERQRRQEEEEPRRQQLERARERRFREEDEAQLQRRERAGQFQEEDNLLEEKRRLPEDQRRDPKRRWQLEDESQRRGQVLYSKPAEREQLRREERDQQSREEALLQQEEKELRRGEPEKKRRLERERLVREVELPLEEEEQLQRERRLQERDRQCREDEDLPRQDRKQPSLEDPRRDLKWQWQVEKENEVRNNRLYAKRGANEEKVRQLEDSQLRGRQFQQDALEGEGALLEQERGWRQQRDRQFQTEELEGEQRVEAKRLLREEIEEKRGLQEADSRLPENFQQSRDRGFQEEEQLRRQQRDRQFQEEELLRQELEEQQLRRQQRDRQFQEEEVRRQQRDRQFQEEEQLRQEHGEEPLRRQQRDRQFREEVQLRRQQRGREFQEEELRRQQRDTEFQEEELRRQQRGREFQEEEQLSRRQQRDRQFQEEEQLSRQQRDRRFQEEELRRQQRDTEFQEEELRRQQRDRQFQEEEQLRRERGEEPLRRQQRDRQFQEEELRRQQRDRQFQEEEQLRQERGEQQLRRQQRDRQFQEEELRRQQRDRQFQEEELRRQQRDRQFQEEELRRQQPDRQFQEEEQLSRQQRDTEFQEEELRRQQRDRQFQEEELRRQQRDRQFQEEELRRQQRDRQFQEEELLRQQRDRQFQEEELRRQQRDTEFQEEELRRQQRDRQFQEEEQLRQERGEQQLRRQQRDRQFQEEELRRQQRDRQFQEEELRRQQRDREFQEEEQLSRRQQRDRQFQEEEQLSRQQRDREFQEEEQLRQERGEEPLIRQQRDREFQEEEQLRQERGDQQLRRQQSDRQFQEEELRRQQRDREFQEEELRRQQRDREFQEEEQLSRRQQRDRQFQEEEQLSRQQRDREFQEEEQLRRQQRDRQFQEEELRRQQRDREFQEEELRRQQRDREFQEEEQLNRRQQRDRQFQEEEQLSRQQRDREFQEEEQLRRQQRDRDFQELRLERGEEQLIRQQRDRQLREEVQLRQEREEQVRGELQEEEQQRRQLRDRKFREEERLRRELEGQRLRRQELEQQLRQERDRQFRENRQLRQERQREQLRLEEQDEQKRRQERDRQYRAEDRFVEDKRRRQAPELLQEEEQRRRRQEEERKFREEDQGKRQFVNPPVRSSPLYEYIQEQRSQYRP; from the coding sequence ATGGtaatgttttctctttttgcacAGAAACCTCGTGATCCCGAGACAGTCGATCTGGTCCTGGGACTTCTGGATCGAGACCACGATGAGCTCATCAATTTCAATGAGTATCTCCTGTTAACTTTCAAGGTGGCTCAGGCTTGTTACTATGCTCTCTACCAGGCCACGGAGCTTGAGGGAGAGCAGGGGGCAAAGTACGAGGGCGAGGGGATTCGCAGGAAAGATCACAGGCAAGAAGCCCAAAGCAGAGCTGACGCCCCAGACAGGGTTCGCGAAGATGAGCGCAGGCAGAAGCGGCAGGAGAGGGAGCTCGCTGCTGAAGAGCTGCAGCGAGAGAGGCTGGAGAGACGCGAGCAACAAGACCTGAGACGCCGCGACCAGGTGCAGGGGCTGCAGAGCCGCGGCCTGCGCGAGCGCGAGGAGCGCCGCGCGGAGGAAGAGCAACTGCAGAGGCGCCGAGGCCGCGAGTTGGAGGAGTCTTCGCAGCAGGAGCGGCAGCAGCGCGAGCAGTTCGagctgcaggaggaggaggagaagttgCAAGGGCGGAAGAGGCAGGAACTGAGGAGGGAGGTCCCAGAAGCGGAGCCCGAGCAGAGGCGAGAGCGACGCGAGCTGCGCGAGAGGGCGCGCGTGGCGGACGCGCAGCTGGAAAGGCGCGAACAGCTCCGGGGCCTGGAGGAGGAAGAGCAGCTGCGAAAGCAGGAACTAAGGAAGGAGCGTCGGGAGGAGGCGTCAGAGCAAAGCAGGGAGAGGAAGGAGCAGCGGGGCCGCGGGGCCGAGGAGGCGCGGCTGCAGAGAGAGAGCGGCGAGCTGGAAGAGCGCCGCCGGCAAAGGCGGGACGGAGGCGAGCTCCGCGAGGAGGAGGAGCTGCCGCCGCGGCGGCAGAGGCGCGGGCGGgaggaggggcggggcctggcccgCGACCCCGCCCAGGCCCGCGGCCCGGAGTGGCAGTGGCAGCTGGAGAGCGAGGCGGACGGCCGGCAGAACAAAGTCTACTCCAGGCCCGGCAGGCAGGAGGAAGCGCGGCGCCTGGAGCGCGAGCCGCGGCTAAGGGAGGAGCGGGAGGATGACGCCCAGCGACGGGTCCGGCCCGGGCAGCTCCGGGAAGAGCGGCAGCGgcggcaggaggaggaggagccgcGCCGCCAGCAACTGGAGAGGGCGCGAGAACGGCGGTTCCGGGAGGAGGATGAGGCACAGCTCCAGCGCCGCGAGCGCGCAGGGCAGTTTCAGGAAGAGGACAACCTGCTAGAAGAAAAGAGGCGACTCCCAGAGGACCAGCGTCGCGACCCCAAAAGGAGATGGCAACTTGAAGACGAAAGCCAGAGACGCGGCCAGGTTCTGTATTCCAAGCCAGCCGAGCGGGAGCAGCTCCGACGGGAGGAGAGGGACCAACAGTCCCGGGAGGAGGCGCTGCTGCAGCAGGAGGAGAAAGAGCTGCGGAGAGGGGAACCAGAGAAGAAAAGGCGCCTGGAGCGGGAGAGGCTAGTCCGGGAGGTTGAGCTGCCGCTGGAAGAGGAGGAACAACTTCAGAGGGAAAGGAGGCTCCAGGAGCGAGACAGGCAGTGTAGGGAGGATGAGGACCTTCCGCGCCAGGACAGGAAGCAACCATCCCTGGAAGATCCGCGCCGCGATCTGAAATGGCAGTGGCaagtagaaaaagaaaatgaagttcGCAATAACAGGCTTTACGCCAAACGCGGAGCAAATGAAGAAAAAGTGCGTCAGTTGGAGGATTCCCAACTGCGAGGAAGACAATTCCAGCAGGATGCCCTGGAAGGGGAGGGCGCTCTCCTGGAGCAAGAGCGCGGGTGGAGGCAGCAGCGCGACaggcaatttcaaactgaagaactGGAAGGCGAGCAGCGAGTGGAAGCGAAAAGGCTGCTAAGAGAGGAAATAGAAGAGAAGAGAGGCCTTCAGGAAGCAGATAGTCGGCTCCCTGAAAACTTCCAGCAGTCCCGGGATAGAGGATTCCAGGAGGAGGAGCAGCTGCGCCGCCAGCAGCGCGACAGGCAATTCCAGGAGGAAGAGCTGCTGCGCCAGGAACTCGAGGAGCAGCAGCTGCGCCGCCAGCAGCGCGACAGGCAATTCCAGGAGGAAGAGGTGCGCCGCCAGCAGCGCGACAGGCAATTCCAGGAGGAAGAGCAGCTGCGCCAGGAACACGGAGAGGAACCGCTGCGCCGCCAGCAGCGCGACAGGCAATTCCGGGAGGAAGTACAGCTGCGCCGCCAGCAGCGGGGCAGAGAATTCCAGGAGGAAGAGCTGCGCCGCCAGCAGCGGGACACAGAATTCCAGGAGGAAGAGCTGCGCCGCCAGCAGCGGGGCAGAGAATTCCAGGAGGAAGAGCAGCTGAGCCGCCGCCAACAGCGCGACAGGCAATTCCAGGAGGAAGAGCAGCTGAGCCGCCAGCAGCGCGACAGGCGATTCCAGGAGGAAGAGCTGCGCCGCCAGCAGCGGGACACAGAATTCCAGGAGGAAGAGCTGCGCCGCCAGCAGCGCGACAGGCAATTCCAGGAGGAAGAGCAGCTGCGCAGGGAACGCGGAGAGGAACCGCTGCGCCGCCAGCAGCGCGACAGGCAATTCCAGGAGGAAGAGCTGCGCCGCCAGCAGCGCGACAGGCAATTCCAGGAGGAAGAGCAACTGCGCCAGGAACGCGGAGAGCAGCAGCTGCGCCGCCAGCAGCGCGACAGGCAATTCCAGGAGGAAGAACTGCGCCGCCAGCAGCGTGACAGGCAATTCCAGGAGGAAGAACTGCGCCGCCAGCAGCGTGACAGGCAATTCCAGGAGGAAGAACTGCGCCGCCAGCAGCCGGACAGGCAATTCCAGGAGGAAGAGCAGCTCAGCCGCCAGCAGCGGGACACAGAATTCCAGGAGGAAGAACTGCGCCGCCAGCAGCGTGACAGGCAATTCCAGGAGGAAGAACTGCGCCGCCAGCAGCGTGACAGGCAATTCCAGGAGGAAGAACTGCGCCGCCAGCAGCGTGACAGGCAATTCCAGGAGGAAGAACTGCTCCGCCAGCAGCGAGACAGGCAATTCCAGGAGGAAGAACTGCGCCGCCAGCAGCGGGACACAGAATTCCAGGAGGAAGAGCTGCGCCGCCAGCAGCGAGACAGGCAATTCCAGGAGGAAGAGCAACTGCGCCAGGAACGCGGAGAGCAGCAGCTGCGCCGCCAGCAGCGCGACAGGCAATTCCAGGAGGAAGAACTGCGCCGCCAGCAGCGTGACAGGCAATTCCAGGAGGAAGAGCTGCGCCGCCAGCAGCGCGACAGGGAATTCCAGGAAGAAGAGCAGCTGAGCCGCCGCCAACAGCGCGACAGGCAATTCCAAGAGGAAGAGCAGCTCAGCCGCCAGCAGCGCGACAGGGAATTCCAGGAAGAAGAGCAGCTGCGCCAGGAACGCGGAGAGGAACCGCTCATCCGCCAGCAGCGGGACAGAGAATTCCAGGAGGAAGAGCAGCTGCGCCAGGAACGCGGAGACCAGCAGCTGCGCCGCCAGCAGAGCGACAGGCAATTCCAGGAGGAAGAGCTGCGCCGCCAGCAGCGAGACAGAGAATTCCAGGAGGAAGAGCTGCGCCGCCAGCAGCGCGACAGGGAATTCCAGGAAGAAGAGCAGCTGAGCCGCCGCCAACAGCGCGACAGGCAATTCCAAGAGGAAGAGCAGCTCAGCCGCCAGCAGCGCGACAGGGAATTCCAGGAAGAAGAGCAGCTGCGCCGCCAGCAGCGCGACAGGCAATTCCAGGAGGAAGAGCTGCGCCGCCAGCAGCGAGACAGAGAATTCCAGGAGGAAGAGCTGCGCCGCCAGCAGCGCGACAGGGAATTCCAGGAAGAAGAGCAGCTGAACCGCCGCCAACAGCGCGACAGGCAATTCCAAGAGGAAGAGCAGCTCAGCCGCCAGCAGCGCGACAGGGAATTCCAGGAAGAAGAGCAGCTGCGCCGCCAGCAGCGCGACAGAGATTTCCAGGAACTGCGCCTGGAACGCGGAGAGGAACAGCTCATCCGCCAGCAGCGCGACAGGCAGTTGCGGGAGGAAGTACAGCTGCGCCAGGAACGCGAGGAACAGGTGCGAGGAGAACtccaggaggaggagcagcagcgCCGTCAGCTGAGAGATCGAAAGTTCCGCGAGGAAGAGCGGCTGCGCCGGGAGCTTGAGGGGCAGCGGTTGCGCCGTCAGGAGCTCGAGCAGCAGCTCCGCCAGGAGCGCGACCGACAATTCCGTGAGAATCGACAGCTCCGCCAGGAACGGCAGAGAGAACAACTGAGACTTGAAGAACAGGATGAGCAGAAGCGCCGGCAAGAGCGAGATAGGCAGTACCGGGCTGAGGATCGATTTGTCGAGGATAAGAGGCGTCGCCAGGCACCAGAATTGCTGCAAGAAGAAGAGCAGAGACGCCGCCGTCAAGAAGAGGAGAGGAAATTCCGGGAGGAAGACCAGGGCAAGCGTCAATTCGTCAATCCCCCAGTGCGCTCTAGCCCTCTCTATGAGTACATTCAAGAGCAGAGATCTCAATACCGCCCTTGA